The nucleotide sequence CAGCGGGGGATCGCGAAGTTCCCGGAGATCGTGGACGTGGGGCTGCTGGTGGCGTCGCGGGACGGGCAGGCGATTGCGTCGAATCGGAACATGGCGAGCGCGTTGCTCGTGGGGTAGAGCGAAGCGAGGGGGGCCGGGCGATCATGTTGAAGCGGATCAGCGTCCACAACTACAACTGCTTCGTCGCTTTCGAGCTGGAGTTGCCGCGGCTGGGTGTACTCGTCGGGAGCAACGGCTCGGGAAAGACGAGCCTGTGGGAGGTCCTGGCAGGGCTTCAGGATGTAATCATCCGAAGCAGGGACGTCACGACCGCCTTTCCCACGAGGACGCTCACGCGGTGGCGGAAGGACGATCCGGTCCAGCGGTTCGGCCTCGACGTCGAGGTCGACAATGAAAGCTACCGGTACGAGCTCGAAATCGTCCACAACACCGAGCGACGCCTGGCCTCGATTCGCCGCGAGCGCCTCGAGAGCGGAGGGAAGGTCCTCTACGAGAACCTCGATGGTGAGGTTCACCTTCACGGTGACGATGCATCGGACGAGCCGCGGACGAGCTTCCCGTTCAACCGCAAGCGTTCATTCCTGCCGGACATGGAGCGACGTCACGACAACCGACGTACGATCGCCTTCCGTGAAGCCATCGCCCGCATGTGGCTCCTCGTCCCGGCTCCGCAACGGCTCGAACCGACGACGGTGAACGAGGCATATTGGCTGGAGAGAGACGGGACGAACTTCACCTCGTGGTTTCGAGGGATGAATCTCGAGCGCAGGGGGCTTCTCGACGATCTCTTCTCCGCTTTGAATTCGTCGATGCCCGGACTCCAGGACATCACGTTCGAGCGCATGAGCAGCGAGGTCCGGGAGGTCATGCTGAGATTCCGTGCGCAAGGTGCCGAGTACAAGCTCTCCATCAGGGAGCTCTCCGATGGTCAACGAACCCTGGTCTTGCTTTACGGCTTCCTGCTCGGCGCGCTCGATCAGGCGGCGCTCACGGTGTTCGACGAGCCCGAGATGGGTCTTTCGCCCCACGAAATGCAGCCATGGCTCGCCCGCGTGCGAAAGACGCTCGACGATCACGGTGGACAGGCCATCATGATTTCACACCATCCCCTGGTCATCGACTACATCGCTCCAGCCAGCACCATTCGATTCCGAAGGCCGAACGGCGGTCCTACCGTCGCCGAGGAGGTGACGCTGAAAACTACGGGAGGTCTGAAGGTCTCCGAATGGGTGTCACTACCCTGGGTCTACGAGGACGAGTATGAAGAAGAGCCAGCGCTTTAGGCTACACGTCCTTTGTGAGGACGAGCTGCACATGAACTTCGTGCTGCGTCTGGCAGATCGATACAGAATCGGAGAGAAATATCTCTTCATCGATGCTCCGCCGAAAGGCATCGATGACGCAAAGGAATACGTATTGAAAGAATACGTGAACATCGTCGACCGATGGCGGAGCGCGCGACACGACGAAAATGTTGGGCTGCTCGTCGTGATCGATGGCGACAAGGAGGGCGTTCTGCGGCGGCGAAGCGAGCTCACGCGTCGGTTGAAGAGCGCGAACCGTCCGCCGGTGGCGGCGTCCGATCCGGTCGCCATCCTCGTGCCGACGTATAGCATCGAGACCTGGATCGCCTGGCTCTGCGGCCATCGCCCCGTGAGCGAGCTCCAGCGCTACAAGAGCGACGAACCCCTCGGCCGGGACGTCGCCCGCAAGATCAAGGACGGCGTGTACACCCCCAAGCTCGCCCTCGCCGCCTGGACGCCCCCCGACCCCGACGAAGCCACCCACGTCCCCTCCCTGGCCGACGCGCGGGACGAGCTCTCGCGCCGCCTCGACGTCTGACGCTCATCGATCGCCCGTATTTCCCCTTGCCCTCCCCGCCCCTTCTTCCGTACCCTCCCACCCCATGCGAAAACTCAGCCGCGCCGCCTCCGGTAGCCGCCATCACCGCTGGAGCAGCGAGATTCACCGGACGATGGTCGCGCATCTCGAGGTCAATACGGGCCTCACCGGCGACCAGAAGAATGCCCTCGCGGACGAGGCCACCATCCTGAAGCCGCGGGTCGAGGCGCTCGAAGCAGCCGTCTTTCCGTATCGCGCGTTCGTCGAGCGCGCCCACCTCGACATTCGCGCGCGCCAGCGCGTCGCCAATTTCCTCTGCGACGACGCCCAGCGAACCGCCGACGGCGCCATGCGCCCGCATCGCAAGGAGATTGACGCCATTCTCCCCGGCGGGTTCGGCGCCATTCTCGCCAAGACGCCCCTCTCGCGTGTCCTCCGCGCCGGGCACGAAAAGACCGTCGAGCACGCCGAACGCGCCGCGAGCGCGCTTCGATCCCTCCCCGCCAAGATCCCCGGCACGGGCCCGCTCGCCGATGCCCTCGATCAAGCCGCGAACCTCCTGCGCACCTTCAACAAGGCCGCCGACCAGCTCGAAGAGCAACGCCATCCCCTCAAGTCGGCCGTGAACAAGGCAATCTTCGACCTGCGCGAGACGCTCGATCAGATCGACGGCCGGCTGCGTACCCATTTCTCCCAGGCCTTCATCGACAGCCTGTATCCCGAGCTCAACCGAGCCGGCACGGCCGTCGCCGATGAAGACGACGAAGACGACGACGGCTCGGCGCCCCCCAACGCCTGAAGCCCACCCCACACACCCACAAACATCCACCCGTCAGACCTGACGGACGCCCCGCACACCCCCGACGATCCACCCGTCAGACCTGAACACGTGATCCACGACACCACACGATCCACCCGTCAGACCTGACGGACGCATCGTGCACCCCCGATGATCCACCCGTCAGATCTGAACACGTGATCCACGACACCACACGATCCACCCGTCAGCCCTGACGGACGCCTCGCTCCGCCCCGCCGACCCACCCGTCAGCCCTGACGGACGCCTCGCCGCCGCGCGCGCGCCGCGTCGTCCGTTTTGCCGGGTGCGCCGCGCACGCGCAGCGTATCGACGCCCATCCCTGTAGCCGCGCCTTCACGCTCCGGATACAGTCCTCCGTCATGGGATCCATGGCCGACGACGACGCGCGGGACATTGGCCCGCATCGCGTCTGGATCGAGCCGCCTGACGTGCTTCGCACGCAGATTCGTGGTGACATCACGGTCGAGCACGTGATGGCCCTGCTCGACGTGATTGACGGCTTCCCGCCTCGCGTCCGCGTTTACATCCTGCGGGATGCTCGGCAGACCGGGGTGCCTACACGCGAGGCTCGCGAGGCGCTCGTGAAAAACCTGCCCGTCGAGCGTGTCGCCGCTGTCGTCACGTATGGGGCTTCTTTTCAGGTTCGCGCGATCCTCATGATGCTCAGCCACGCCATGCGTGTGCTTCGCCCGAGTCATCCTCGATTCGTCTTCGTCGAGACCGAGGCCGACGCGCGGGCCTTCCTCCAGGCTGTCTCCGCGCGCCGCGCCTGATCTCCCGCGCCCCGCGTCAGCCGCGGGCCGAGAGCATCCGATCCGCCGTCGTCCGCGCCATTTGCAGGTTCTTCTCCCACGACGCCTCGATATCGACCCGCCCGAGCCGCCCGTGTGCTCGCCACGCGCGAGGCTCCGCCTCTGGCAGGTCCTCTCGCGCGGGCCCCTCTGGTGACGCCGCCACGGCCTCGCCCAGGGCCTCGCGCACGGGCTGGCCTCCCTCGGACAGGCACCATTGCACGATTCGCCATCCGAGCTCCGCGTGCTGCGCCTCGTCCTTTGCGATCATCGAGAGCGCTGCGCCCATGCCCTCTTCCTTCGCCCCCGTCGCGCGACGTTGCGCGCGCTCGGCGGCGGCGCCTTCGCCGAGGCAGCCGTCTTCCCACGACTCCACGCAGAGACGTGAGAGCTCCCGCGTTCGATCGAGACCGGAGGGGGGCGGCGCGGGCAGGAGCTCGGGCACGAGGGACATCGAGGCGAGATCCCCCGCAATGGCGGCACAAGCCCGCGTGTGCCGCGCCTCGTCGGCCGCCGCTGCGAGGGCCCTTTGCACGAGGTCACGTGGCGCGCCTGCGGCCGCGAGGTCCCGGGAAAGCGCGAGGAAGGACGGGATCGAGGCGCATTCGCCGCGCGCGTCGTCTCGCCATGCGGAGGCGAGGGCCAGGCGGGTCGTGTCGTCGAGCCTCACCGGGCGCGCGCCCCCGCGGCGGGGTTTGCGCGCGACGCCGGGCAGGATGTATCGGCCGCCGACGCGCAGGGGGCGCCCTTCGATGATGAGGCTCCCCATGCCGTACATGGGCGGGAAATGGGCGCCCGCGGCGATCGTGAATTCGGGCTTCGAGGGCTCGCCGGGGAGAGGGATCGTGCCGCG is from Polyangium spumosum and encodes:
- a CDS encoding AAA family ATPase, encoding MLKRISVHNYNCFVAFELELPRLGVLVGSNGSGKTSLWEVLAGLQDVIIRSRDVTTAFPTRTLTRWRKDDPVQRFGLDVEVDNESYRYELEIVHNTERRLASIRRERLESGGKVLYENLDGEVHLHGDDASDEPRTSFPFNRKRSFLPDMERRHDNRRTIAFREAIARMWLLVPAPQRLEPTTVNEAYWLERDGTNFTSWFRGMNLERRGLLDDLFSALNSSMPGLQDITFERMSSEVREVMLRFRAQGAEYKLSIRELSDGQRTLVLLYGFLLGALDQAALTVFDEPEMGLSPHEMQPWLARVRKTLDDHGGQAIMISHHPLVIDYIAPASTIRFRRPNGGPTVAEEVTLKTTGGLKVSEWVSLPWVYEDEYEEEPAL